The Proteus terrae subsp. cibarius genome contains the following window.
CCCGGTACAACCGATTTAGATGCAACAGTCGTTTTTGGTGTCAATCAACACGAACTAAAAAAAGAGCACCGAATTGTTTCAAACGCATCTTGTACAACAAATTGCATTATTCCCATTATTAAAATGATGGATGACGCATTTAATATAGAATCAGGAACTGTAACAACAATCCATGCAGCCATGAACGATCAACCCGTGATTGATGCATACCATAAAGATTTACGTCGTACTCGTGCAGCTGGACAATCTATTATTCCAGTTGATACGAAGTTGGCTGCGGGAATTACTCGAATTTTCCCGAAATTTAAGGATCATTTTGAGGCAATTTCTGTACGAGTTCCTACAATTAATGTGACGGCAATTGATTTAAGTGTCACTGTAAAAACTGCTGTAAATGTGTTAGATGTCAATCGGTTAATTCAAAAATCAGCAACTGGCGCATTTCGTGGTATAGTGGATTACACAGAATTGCCATTAGTCTCAACTGATTTTAACCACGACCCTCATAGTGCAATCGTTGATGGCACACAAACAAGAGTCAGTGGGCAACACCTGATCAAGACTTTAGTCTGGTGTGATAATGAATGGGGCTTTGCTAACAGAATGCTTGATACAACGTTAGCAATGGCTGCAACTGGTTTTAAATAATCATGTTTTAATGACGGTGTCGCGTAATAATACGACGCACTGAACAGAAGATTACTAAATTTTAGAGAATCAATGAGAGGATTCATCATGTCTGTAATTAAGATGACCGATTTAGACCTAGCGGGTAAACGAGTTCTTATCCGTGCTGACCTGAACGTTCCAGTTAAAGATGGTAAAGTGACTTCAGATGCGCGTATCCGTGCTTCTTTACCAACAATTGAAGCCGCGTTAAAACAAGGCGCTAAAGTGATGGTAACTTCTCACTTAGGTCGTCCTACCGAAGGTGAGTACAACGAAGAGTTCTCTTTAAAACCAGTTGTTGACTATCTGAAAGACAAATTAACTGCACCAGTTAGTCTTGCTAAAGACTATTTAAATGGTGTTGAAGTCAATGCAGGCGAATTAGTTGTTCTTGAAAACGTTCGTTTTAACAAAGGCGAAAAGAAAGACGACGAAACTCTGTCTAAACAATATGCTGCATTATGTGATGTATTCGTAATGGATGCATTCGGTACTGCTCACCGAGCTCAAGCGTCAACTCATGGCGTTGCTAAATTTGCACAAGTTGCTTGTGCAGGTCCACTGTTATCAGCAGAACTTGAAGCATTAGGTAAAGCATTAGATAAACCAGCTCGCCCAATGGTTGCGATTGTTGGTGGTTCTAAAGTTTCAACTAAACTGACTGTATTAGATTCTTTATCAAAAATTGCTGACCAATTAATCGTTGGTGGTGGTATCGCAAATACCTTTATCGCAGCAGAAGGTCATCCAGTAGGTCGCTCTTTATATGAAGCAGACCTTGTTGATGATGCTAAAAAGCTGATGGAAAAATGTGATATTCCAGTACCAAGTGATGTTCGCGTTGCGACTGAATTCTCTGAAACAGCAGAAGCTGTTTTAAAATCAGCAAACGACATCAAAGATGATGAACAAGTACTGGATATCGGTGATGTGACTGCGGAGCGTTTAGCTGAAATCCTGAAAAATGCGAAAACTATCCTGTGGAATGGCCCAGTAGGTGTGTTTGAATTCCCTAACTTCCGTAAAGGTACAGAAATCATCGCTAATGCAATCGCAGAAAGCGAAGCGTTCTCTATCGCAGGTGGTGGTGATACGCTGGCTGCTATTGATTTATTTGATATCGCAGACAAAATCTCTTACATTTCAACCGGTGGTGGTGCTTTCTTAGAATTCGTTGAAGGCAAAAAACTTCCTGCTGTTGCAATGTTAGAAGAACGCGCTAAACAGTAATTAAGTCAGCTCATACAGGTAGAAAGTTATTTTCTACCTGTTCCAAATATAGGATCTTATTACATGTCTAAAGTTTTTGATTTCGTGAAACCGGGTGTCATCACTGGTGATGATGTACAAAAAGTATTTGCAGTAGCAAAAGAAAATAAATTTGCTCTGCCTGCGGTTAACTGTGTAGGTACTGACTCAATCAATGCTGTGTTAGAAGCTGCTGCGAAAGTTCGTTCTCCTGTTATTGTACAGTTCTCTAACGGTGGTGCTACATTTATCGCAGGTAAAGGTCTTAAATCTGATGTACCACAGCAAGCTGCTATTTTAGGCGCAATTTCTGGTGCTCATCATGTGCATCAAATGGCCGAATACTACGGTGTTCCTGTTATTCTGCATACAGACCACTGTGCGAAAAAATTATTACCATGGATTGATGGTCTGTTAGATGCAGGTGAAAAACACTATGCTAAAACAGGTAAACCACTGTTCTCTTCTCACATGATTGACTTATCTGAAGAGTCATTAGAAGAAAACATCGAAATCTGTGCTAAATATTTAGCGCGTATGGCTAAAATCGATATGACTTTAGAAATCGAATTAGGCTGTACTGGTGGTGAAGAAGACGGTGTTGATAACACTGGTATGGACAGCTCTGCGCTTTATACTCAACCAGAAGATGTTGCTTACGCATACGAAAAACTGAGTGCGGTAAGCCCTCGTTTCACTATCGCGGCATCTTTCGGTAACGTTCATGGTGTTTATAAACCAGGTAACGTTCAGTTAACGCCAAAAATTCTACGTAACTCACAAGACTACGTATCAGAGAAATTTAATCTGCCACATAATAGTTTAGATTTTGTTTTCCATGGCGGTTCTGGTTCTTCTGCAGAAGAAATCAAAGAAGCCGTTGACTATGGTGTTATCAAAATGAATATCGATACCGATACTCAGTGGGCAACTTGGGATGGTATCTTACAGTTCTATAAAAAGAACGAAGGCTATCTGCAAGGCCAATTAGGTAACCCAGAAGGTGCTGATAAACCTAACAAGAAATACTACGATCCACGTAACTGGTTACGTCAAGCACAAGAATCTATGGTTGTTCGTTTAGAACAAGCATTTAAAGAACTGAATTCAGTTGACGTTCTGTAATTGAGTTACTCTTAATGATTAAACTAAACCCGCTTATTTGGCGGGTTTTTTTATACCTGATAAAAAGCGATTAGGGAGTTTGGTTATGATGATATTTATTATTAAGGTTGGGCGCGAAGGGGGGATGTAGGTTAGTCTCTATTAGCAATATCTATTAGCAATATCTAGCCAATACGAAATAAAATCTAACGTTGAGATAAAGCAGATATAAAAAAGCGCCTATTAATAAATAGACGCTTAAATCGAGCAATATATTATTTGGAAGATCAGCCAGTGATTTTAGCGCCTTTGCTTTCTTCTTTCATCATACGATTTAATAAAGGTACTGTCGCCCACATAACGATACCTACAATTAAGGTCACAATACCAATTTTACCAAACACATCAGTGTAAATAGGTAATGTTTGTAGTGGATCAGTAATACCTTCTGGTGCTGCGGTGAAGGTTGCTACATAACCGCCTAGCAAATAAGCCGTAGCTTGCGTTAAGAACCACATACCTAAAATAAAGCCCATCATGTATTGCGGTACGAACGCTGCAACCATTGCTAAACCTAACGCACTGATCATCAATTCACCTAAGCTCTGGAATAAATAAACCAGAACGATAAACCAAGGTGAAGTCAAGCCTTGAGCATCGGCAAACCACATGCCTGATGCTGCCGCTGTAAGGAATCCTAACGAGCACAGAAGCATACCTGCGGTAAACTTCGCTGGCATTGATAAGTCTTTACCTTTCGCGCCAAAATGGCTATAAGCGATTGCAAGGATTGGGCTAGCAATAATGATCCAGAATGGATTTAGTGCTTGGAAACTTACAGGGTTAATATCAAAGCCTAAAAGTGTGTGGTGAACGTTATGAATAGCAAAGAAGTTCAGTGAAGTTGGCATCTGTGCATACAGAATGTAGAAAACAACAGCTTCTAACATCAGAACAAATGCAACATACATTTTATTACGTGCAACTCTATCTTTTTGTTTAAAAGCTTCACGGAAATAAATGAAGACAACAATAATAGACAGGCTGACTAAAACGATATTTGCAATCATCACGTTGTGCAGTAGCCATGCACAAATAAATACCATCGCAACAGAACCCGCAATAACTAATAGTAGTTTGCTAAAGCTCATTGGTAAATGGTCAGGTTCAGAACCAATATTGGCAACCATTTTACGACAGAAGAAATAGACTAATAACGCCATGATCAAGCCAATACCACAGATATTATAAGTCAGTGCATATCCGTAGCGTTCAGCAAGTACAGGGGCGATAGATAAAGAAATTAATGAGCCGATATTAATCGACATATAAAATAGCGTAAATGCGCCATCAAGACGTGGATCTTTAGGTGGATAACATTTTGCTAATAGGCTGGCAGGGTTGGCTTTAAATAAACCATTACCAACTGCGATAGTTCCTAATGCATAGAAAATTAAATTAGGATACATAATTGACATACCAGTCATGAAATAACCGATAGCCAAGACAATAGCACCTAAAACAATTGTTCGTTTTGTTCCTAATAAGTGGTCACCAACATAACCACCAATAGAAATAAGCCCATAAACGAGTGCAGAGAATGCACCAAAAGTAATGAAAGCCTGTTCTTGAGAGAAACCGAGTTTACTAACAAAATAAACGGCAAGAATACCTTGTACGCCGTAGTAACCAAAACGTTCCCATAATTCTACAAAGAAAATCATAAAGAATGGTTTAGGCTGTTGTAATAAACCGACTTGAGCGGGTTTATCCATATCTGTAATGCCCCTAATTATTATTTATTTTCAACAACGATGTTATTTACTCACATTCACGAGGAATGTTACACAACGGTAACATTATCTGTCGCATTTAGAGTGATGTTTGCAAATTTAAGAAGGTAATCAGCAAGTCGAGTAGACTAATATATTGATAGAATGACTTCTCAAAGGTTGATCACACTGTAGGTAAGATTAATACCAGATTGAAAAAAATATTCATTAGTTTATTTTCAAATAAAGTCATTTAATTGATGTTTGGTATGAAATATAACCAGTAAGATTATTGTTTGTTTATATTTTAATCTGATTAAATTAAATAAAGATAAAGGGAAAAAGTGGAGGGGAAATATTCTTGATTATGTGACTGATTGATTCTAGAAAGAATTTTTTCACTATAATTAAAAATTATTCTTTTATAACAAACAGATGTTAATAAATATTTAATAAATACCTAAAAGTCAGCCAATGTTATTTAATTAAATAAATATTCACTTAATATAAATAAATATTTAATTTTACTTTGTGATTATAATCAATAAAAAACGCCCTTATTAAAAGTGCGTTTTTATTTTGAGGTAAAATAAGTGAAAGTTAAACGGAGATTGGTACTTGTTCATTTTTAACAGAATGGAAACGACGTTTGAAATAAATAAGTCCATCACCATCTTCACGTACTGAAATATTCCTAATTTCGGTCATATAAACAAAATGTGTACCGACTTGGCGCACATCATAAATATCACCTTCAAGGCAGGCAAGCGCATTAGTTAATACGGGTTGTTGTAATTGTCCGTTTTGCCATCCTGGTTGGGTAAAGCGATCTGCCATCGCGAGCCCTGTCATGCCGGCGAAATGGCATGCCATTTCTTCTTGCTCATGATTCAATATATTGATACTCAATTTTCCATTCTCTTGAAAAATTGAGTTCATCTGACTTTTACTGTTGATGCAAACCATCACGGTAGGTGGGTTATCAGTAACGGAACATACTGCTGTTGCCGTTAAGCCACAACATCCCGCATCGCCATTTGTTGCCACAATATTGACCGCAGCGCCTAAGCTTGCCATTGCATCCCGAAAAAGTGGGTTAGCCTGTTTTTCCTCAGACATTATTTACTCCTACTGCCAGACTTCTCGTCTGTGGGCGTCTTCACTTAAAATAATTATTAGTTAGATAACTAAAGAATCACCTAACTACTCCGCTAACAAAGTTGTAATGTTATTGCCGGTTTCTTTGTTGCGTTGTTTTAAAGCCGTAACGCTACCGCGCATAAACAAAGATAGCAATCTTTCTTTGTTACAACCTGTTAACTTTATCTCAAAAAATAGTGAGACAACCTTATCGCTAAGCGCCATTATTCCTAATTTAAAGGTAGGATAATAGGCAAATCAGGCTACTTTGGGGGATTGGCTGAGGGATAACACAAATTGCCAATTGATGAAAATTGCGTATAGGTCAAGATGTTGCAGAATATGAAATAAACACGAAAAGAAGCATGGGTGATAAATTGCACAAAGGGAATAAAATTGCAAAAATTGAGTCAACTTTATTTATTTGTTAATATGAATAATTGTAACAATTAGTCTATTCTTAGAATATAGTCATTTTATAAACCATAAGTAGCGGTACTTTTTCACTATCTCTATTGAGTGATATTTTGTCATTTCACCTATAACACCATATAAAGAGCTTCTTGATTATGCATGAATCATTAACTATCGCGCTATTACAAGCACGGGAATCTGCGATGGGTTTTTTTCGACCTGTTCTCAAAGAGCATAATCTGACAGAACAGCAGTGGCGGATCATTCGCGTACTTGCGGATAAACGCTCTATTGATTTCCACGAATTAGCACAAAAATCGTGTATTCTTCGACCAAGTCTAACGGGTATTCTTATTAGAATGGAAAGAGACGAGCTAATTTGTCGTTTAAAACCTGTGAGTGACCAACGTAAACTTTTCGTTTCACTGTCTGCCAATGGGCAAAGTTTATACGATAAAATTCATCCTAAAATTGAAGAAGGCTATCAATTACTTGAGCAAAAATTTTCCACTGAAAAACTACAACGACTAGCTGGATTATTAAAAGAGCTGATTGCGCTTAATCCAGATGATGTTGAACAATCAGAGAAATAAGTTATTTGATAAGAAAAAAGGAGATGCTATGGCATCTCCTTTTTGTTGTTTTCACTCAGGTAAAATTATTGCTTACCTAACACATGTAAGAAGTGAATGTGTTTTTCATACTGATCAAGAATATCGTGAATGATTTGTTCTTTCGTCCAACCCATTACATCGTAATCTTGTCCGCCTTCTTTTAAGTGAATTTCAGCGCGATAATATTTATGTTCTTCGTCTTTTTCTTCATCGCTTAATCCCGCTAAAGCAAAGGCCGGTTGAGTATAAAAACGCAAACGAACTTCATAGAAGAAATTTAAGTCATCACCTAAATCGACCTCAAAACCAATACGATCTTCTTCTTCATTATGAATATAGCATTGTATCGCTTGCTTACTTAGTTCCGCAGAAACCATTTCCATTGATGGCTGAATGACTTCATCCATAAAACGTTTTACATGAGAACGCTTAGGGAAATAGGCAATATTTCTTAAACGGCGTTGCCAAGGGATCGGATTACGGCTTGCTGGTGGTGCAATTGTCGTTAGCTGTTGGCTATCACGTTTATATACATCTACTCGCAATGCCTTTATTAGTCCATATATAGAAGCAAGCAATACCATTGAGAAGGGAAGTGCGCTCGCAATGGTGACTGTTTGTAGCGCGGTTAATCCACCCGCTAATAATAAAGTGATGGCTGAAATACCCATTAAGGCGGCCCAGAAAATACGTTGCCATACAGGTGTTTCACTATCTCCCCCTGATGCTAAGGTGTCCACTACCATAGCTCCAGAGTCCGCAGATGTGACAAAAAACACAATGACCATTAGCATCGCAACAAAGGATAATACGGTTGAGAATGGAAAATAGTTTAAGAACTCAAATAAAGCTAAGGAAACATCTTGTTGCACAATATTGGCGAGTGCCTCGGCACCTTTATCTTTGATTAAATGGATTGCAGTGTTACCAAACACTGTCATCCAAAGTAAAGTAAAGCCAGCAGGAACAAACAGAACACCGACAACAAATTCGCGGATAGTACGACCACGAGAAATGCGGGCAATAAACATCCCTACAAATGGAGACCATGAAAGCCACCAGCCCCAATAAAGCAGAGTCCATCCCCCTAACCAGTCACTCGATTTTGGTTCGTATGCGTAAAGATTAAAGGTTTTACTCACAATTTCGGATAGATATCCCCCCGTATTCTCAACAAATGATTTTAATATCAATACGGTTGGGCCGAGGATAATGACTAATAAAAGAAGAATTACCGCTAATCCTAAGTTAAGTTCAGATAAAAAGCGGATCCCTTTTTCTAATCCAGAAACAACTGAAATAGTCGCAAGTCCTGTTATTACAACAATCAATACAACTTGCACGGTTGGATTAATGGGTACATCAAAAAGGTGATTTAAACCAGCGTTAACTTGCAGAACA
Protein-coding sequences here:
- the dtpB gene encoding dipeptide/tripeptide permease DtpB, with translation MDKPAQVGLLQQPKPFFMIFFVELWERFGYYGVQGILAVYFVSKLGFSQEQAFITFGAFSALVYGLISIGGYVGDHLLGTKRTIVLGAIVLAIGYFMTGMSIMYPNLIFYALGTIAVGNGLFKANPASLLAKCYPPKDPRLDGAFTLFYMSINIGSLISLSIAPVLAERYGYALTYNICGIGLIMALLVYFFCRKMVANIGSEPDHLPMSFSKLLLVIAGSVAMVFICAWLLHNVMIANIVLVSLSIIVVFIYFREAFKQKDRVARNKMYVAFVLMLEAVVFYILYAQMPTSLNFFAIHNVHHTLLGFDINPVSFQALNPFWIIIASPILAIAYSHFGAKGKDLSMPAKFTAGMLLCSLGFLTAAASGMWFADAQGLTSPWFIVLVYLFQSLGELMISALGLAMVAAFVPQYMMGFILGMWFLTQATAYLLGGYVATFTAAPEGITDPLQTLPIYTDVFGKIGIVTLIVGIVMWATVPLLNRMMKEESKGAKITG
- the epd gene encoding erythrose-4-phosphate dehydrogenase → MTIRVAINGFGRIGRNVLRALYESGKRAEITVVAINELADAQGIGHLLKYDSSHGRFAWDVRINNDLLQVGDDTIRLFHHADITDLPWGELGIDVVLDCSGAYGSRADGEAHIAQGAKKVLFSHPGTTDLDATVVFGVNQHELKKEHRIVSNASCTTNCIIPIIKMMDDAFNIESGTVTTIHAAMNDQPVIDAYHKDLRRTRAAGQSIIPVDTKLAAGITRIFPKFKDHFEAISVRVPTINVTAIDLSVTVKTAVNVLDVNRLIQKSATGAFRGIVDYTELPLVSTDFNHDPHSAIVDGTQTRVSGQHLIKTLVWCDNEWGFANRMLDTTLAMAATGFK
- the fbaA gene encoding class II fructose-bisphosphate aldolase, which codes for MSKVFDFVKPGVITGDDVQKVFAVAKENKFALPAVNCVGTDSINAVLEAAAKVRSPVIVQFSNGGATFIAGKGLKSDVPQQAAILGAISGAHHVHQMAEYYGVPVILHTDHCAKKLLPWIDGLLDAGEKHYAKTGKPLFSSHMIDLSEESLEENIEICAKYLARMAKIDMTLEIELGCTGGEEDGVDNTGMDSSALYTQPEDVAYAYEKLSAVSPRFTIAASFGNVHGVYKPGNVQLTPKILRNSQDYVSEKFNLPHNSLDFVFHGGSGSSAEEIKEAVDYGVIKMNIDTDTQWATWDGILQFYKKNEGYLQGQLGNPEGADKPNKKYYDPRNWLRQAQESMVVRLEQAFKELNSVDVL
- the hpaR gene encoding homoprotocatechuate degradation operon regulator HpaR, with translation MHESLTIALLQARESAMGFFRPVLKEHNLTEQQWRIIRVLADKRSIDFHELAQKSCILRPSLTGILIRMERDELICRLKPVSDQRKLFVSLSANGQSLYDKIHPKIEEGYQLLEQKFSTEKLQRLAGLLKELIALNPDDVEQSEK
- the betT gene encoding choline BCCT transporter BetT, whose translation is MSQQNDITPQKVRMKINPPVFYTSALLILLVVGFSALFPELANDKLGHLQENLFTNASWFYILAVALVLLSVTYLGLSRFGQIKLGPDHARPHFSYFAWFAMLFSAGMGIGLMFFGVAEPVMHYLMPPTGDAQTIEAAKEAMRLTFFHWGLHAWAIYAIVALILAFFSYRHGLPLTLRSALYPIIGDRIHGPIGHAVDIFAVMGTVFGVATSLGFGVLQVNAGLNHLFDVPINPTVQVVLIVVITGLATISVVSGLEKGIRFLSELNLGLAVILLLLVIILGPTVLILKSFVENTGGYLSEIVSKTFNLYAYEPKSSDWLGGWTLLYWGWWLSWSPFVGMFIARISRGRTIREFVVGVLFVPAGFTLLWMTVFGNTAIHLIKDKGAEALANIVQQDVSLALFEFLNYFPFSTVLSFVAMLMVIVFFVTSADSGAMVVDTLASGGDSETPVWQRIFWAALMGISAITLLLAGGLTALQTVTIASALPFSMVLLASIYGLIKALRVDVYKRDSQQLTTIAPPASRNPIPWQRRLRNIAYFPKRSHVKRFMDEVIQPSMEMVSAELSKQAIQCYIHNEEEDRIGFEVDLGDDLNFFYEVRLRFYTQPAFALAGLSDEEKDEEHKYYRAEIHLKEGGQDYDVMGWTKEQIIHDILDQYEKHIHFLHVLGKQ
- the hpaC gene encoding 4-hydroxyphenylacetate 3-monooxygenase, reductase component, coding for MSEEKQANPLFRDAMASLGAAVNIVATNGDAGCCGLTATAVCSVTDNPPTVMVCINSKSQMNSIFQENGKLSINILNHEQEEMACHFAGMTGLAMADRFTQPGWQNGQLQQPVLTNALACLEGDIYDVRQVGTHFVYMTEIRNISVREDGDGLIYFKRRFHSVKNEQVPISV
- the pgk gene encoding phosphoglycerate kinase — translated: MSVIKMTDLDLAGKRVLIRADLNVPVKDGKVTSDARIRASLPTIEAALKQGAKVMVTSHLGRPTEGEYNEEFSLKPVVDYLKDKLTAPVSLAKDYLNGVEVNAGELVVLENVRFNKGEKKDDETLSKQYAALCDVFVMDAFGTAHRAQASTHGVAKFAQVACAGPLLSAELEALGKALDKPARPMVAIVGGSKVSTKLTVLDSLSKIADQLIVGGGIANTFIAAEGHPVGRSLYEADLVDDAKKLMEKCDIPVPSDVRVATEFSETAEAVLKSANDIKDDEQVLDIGDVTAERLAEILKNAKTILWNGPVGVFEFPNFRKGTEIIANAIAESEAFSIAGGGDTLAAIDLFDIADKISYISTGGGAFLEFVEGKKLPAVAMLEERAKQ